One window of Solirubrobacterales bacterium genomic DNA carries:
- a CDS encoding helix-turn-helix domain-containing protein: protein MNPGKLIKEARRKRGLSQNQLALRAGTRQSAISRLESGEVSPTVATLTSLLRVMGEDLTLTTRPPARRYDTLHRRSMERLTPEQRLALAISWNRMAGEFAAAGRKARGE from the coding sequence GTGAATCCTGGCAAGTTGATCAAGGAAGCAAGACGAAAACGCGGTCTGAGCCAGAATCAGCTGGCGCTGCGTGCCGGCACCCGGCAGTCAGCAATCAGCCGTCTCGAGAGCGGCGAGGTGTCACCCACGGTCGCGACACTCACCTCGCTGCTCCGGGTCATGGGCGAGGACCTGACCCTCACCACCCGTCCGCCGGCCCGGCGCTACGACACGCTCCATCGTCGATCAATGGAACGCCTGACCCCCGAGCAGCGTCTCGCCCTGGCGATCTCCTGGAACCGAATGGCAGGTGAATTCGCCGCCGCAGGGCGCAAGGCAAGAGGAGAATGA
- a CDS encoding MBL fold metallo-hydrolase, with protein sequence MKEVAPGIFRLSQFPLPMINVYLAGEILFDAGTTWDRRRLGRQLKGRPLSLLALTHVHPDHQGMAREICRGRDIPLACHADDVEAMEGKRPISGDMDVPPLMAKLQASWQGPPHPVSRVLEDGDRVGDFTVHHTPGHAPGHVIYFRESDRAVICGDVIRNMSYATGRTKLMEPPDAFTYDPAENRRSIRKLAALEPSILLPGHGPALTDMTRFQSWAASLSG encoded by the coding sequence GTGAAAGAGGTCGCCCCCGGCATCTTCCGGCTCAGCCAGTTCCCGCTGCCGATGATCAACGTGTACCTGGCCGGGGAGATCCTGTTTGACGCCGGGACCACCTGGGACCGGCGACGCCTGGGACGTCAGCTCAAGGGACGACCGCTCTCGCTGCTGGCCCTGACCCACGTCCATCCGGACCATCAGGGCATGGCCCGCGAGATCTGCCGGGGTCGCGACATCCCGCTGGCCTGTCACGCCGACGACGTCGAGGCGATGGAGGGCAAGCGGCCGATTTCAGGGGACATGGATGTGCCCCCGCTGATGGCGAAACTCCAGGCCTCCTGGCAGGGCCCGCCCCACCCGGTCTCACGGGTTCTGGAGGACGGCGACAGGGTCGGTGATTTCACCGTCCACCACACCCCCGGCCACGCCCCGGGTCACGTGATCTACTTTCGTGAGTCCGATCGGGCCGTGATCTGCGGTGACGTGATCCGCAACATGAGCTACGCCACCGGCCGCACCAAACTGATGGAGCCGCCGGACGCCTTCACCTACGACCCGGCCGAGAACCGCCGCTCGATCCGCAAGCTCGCCGCCCTTGAACCCTCGATCCTCCTCCCCGGCCACGGCCCCGCCCTGACCGACATGACCCGGTTCCAGAGCTGGGCGGCATCGCTATCCGGATAG